Genomic segment of Kingella negevensis:
GCCCGTATCGCTCACCCAAATCAGCAAAAACGAATGGCACACCCCAGCCCAAAGCGGCGATTACGCTATTGAATACACCGTTTACGCCAACGACCTATCCGTTCGCGCCAGCTTGCTAGACAACGAGCGCGGCTTCATAGACGGCGCGTGTCTATTCCTATACTTACCTAATCGCCAAAACGAAACCCACAGCGTAGAATTTTTCAGGCTGCCTGAAAACTGGCAAATCGCCACCATGCAGCCTGAAATCGCCCCAAATCATTTTCAGGCTGCCAACTACGCTGCCCTAACCGACCACCCCTTTGAAATGGGCGCAAACCTAGAAATTCTCAGCTTTGATGCCTGCGGAATCCCCCACAAAATCGCCCTAAGTGGCTACTACCGCGATTTCGACCACCAACGCCTGATTAACGACTGCCAAAAAATTTGCGAACATGAAATCCAAATGTTCCAAAATCCAGCACCGTTCAGCGAATACCTATTTCTGCTCCATTTAGGCGACAACATCTACGGTGGCTTAGAGCACCGCAGCAGCACCGCCCTACACGCAGATCGCAACGCCTTACCCCAAAAAAACATGGGCGAACCCAACAAAGCCTATACCGAATTACTTGGCTTGATTTCGCACGAATACTTCCACGCATGGAACGTCAAATCCATCAAGCCCAGCCAATTCCAGCCATACAACCTAGACAGCGAAGTCTATACCGAACAACTGTGGGCATACGAAGGCATCACTTCTTATTATGACGACTTAATCCTACTTCGCAGCCAAGTCATCAGCCCAGAAAATTATTTAACCCTGCTCGCCAAGCTCATCACACGCGTCCGCCGCACAGCAGGGCGATACCAACAAACCCTCGCCGAATCCAGTTTCGCTGCGTGGCACAAATACTACAAGCAAGACGAAAACAGCCCCAACGCCATTACCAGCTA
This window contains:
- a CDS encoding M61 family metallopeptidase, yielding MLNYRITPETNRHLWHITLTFQHETNTPQAIKLANWVAGSYMIRDFSRHIVRIQATCNGAPVSLTQISKNEWHTPAQSGDYAIEYTVYANDLSVRASLLDNERGFIDGACLFLYLPNRQNETHSVEFFRLPENWQIATMQPEIAPNHFQAANYAALTDHPFEMGANLEILSFDACGIPHKIALSGYYRDFDHQRLINDCQKICEHEIQMFQNPAPFSEYLFLLHLGDNIYGGLEHRSSTALHADRNALPQKNMGEPNKAYTELLGLISHEYFHAWNVKSIKPSQFQPYNLDSEVYTEQLWAYEGITSYYDDLILLRSQVISPENYLTLLAKLITRVRRTAGRYQQTLAESSFAAWHKYYKQDENSPNAITSYYQQGALTAFCLDATIRNQSQYSLDTIMQKLYQRHRETGKGTDEKQWQALAQEYTQLDLHNFFQAALYSTQELPLERSLKTMGIQLNWQPENRSSLGRAVNSYQPSQPQPEIACRYKQNADHAVISHVFAHGAAEAAALKPQDKIIAVDGFACTDFAAQTQTQIGDTHTVHYFRHGVLHETQITVQAAPYDVAELSVEDWDKFEAWINMSV